TGAACTTCCCTTTCCATCCTCGTTCTCTAGCGGCAATCATgtcttgtttttcttggtcTCCACCATCAAATACACAACAAGAGAACGCAACCATATCCTGCAACATGTTCTTATAGTGTATTATATCTCTCACCTTAGATACAGATCTGTTTTCAGAATAATCAGCCATGATAAAGGGACAAGTGAAAGATTCCTGATGCGTTTCTTCTTTACAGGTTACAAACCTCTTCAAAACGAAGATGCACAGAAACGTATTTCCCGGCGTTGTTTGCACTAAGACCCTTCATTTTGTTCACCAATGTTTCTCCTTGGGTCAGTATGGGTTTTGAAAATCGCAAGGCTACATTATTCGCCAAACATCTAAATCTCTGGACAGCTCGAGGAGCATCAAACGAAAGTCTATTTGCAAATGGGGAAATTCTTATAACCCTGTGCCGTcaaaagacaacaaacaattcaaaatcagTGTAGTATAACAGAATAAAGAGCCCCTTACACAAAAACAAGACAGCTTATTATGGAAACTAAAGTTTATTAGTTAGCAAAAGAGGTGTGACTCACTTTTCTTCAAGCAGCTTTGGCAGGACTGAGTCCCGGTAATAGGAGGTGGGTGCCCATGCTTTAACTCTGAAGTTGTAGACATTTGTCAAGTTATAGTCAAAACGCTCCATCAAGTATTCAGGAACTGTATCGACCACCCGCACATCATTTGCTAAGGTATCGATAAAGTACTCTTCATCATAGATGTCCCCAAATTTACTGCAAGGAAAACCTTTTTTCAGAAAGTAGTTGAAACAGGGATGGCTTTGCTTAAATTTATAACACCAGgagaagataagaaaacaaatatccGAAACCTCGGATCTTTCCATATGCTGTGATAGTGAAAGTTGGGAATTACAAGGGTCGCATTAAGGTAGCCTGCCACAGCAACCGCATTGCATATCTAAGTAAAACATGGAATAGACAAGTCAACAGCTTCACCTTTGACAAGTTTGCCAGACAATAGCAAGAAAGGCTTGtgtgaaaaaaatcaatttgatgTAAGATGATTAACCTACCGAAGTCCGCTGCTGATTCAAGCCTCCATTTGCCTCAATAAATATGAAACCATTTGACACAGGTAAAACTACAATTGttaacacaaacaacaacaagaaagcCTAATTGATTCAACTTATTACTTAGGACAAAGAACACTAACGAAGAAACTAGGAGAACAATGTAAAATACCTCCAGTAGACATGTTCACACATGGCTTCCATTCTACACCTTTATAGGAACGCTTCCAAATTGTTGATATCTTAAATGAATACAATTGCATTGACGATACATGACAAATGGGAACAAGAAAAGAACAGAGATCAATCTATGTTCAACATTGTTATACGTTCTCCTAGATATTATACTCTAATTGGATCAATCTATGTTCGACAATGGCCACATTCTCAAAACGATATCACAAGCGGGATAAAACGGAGGCAAACCTCACCGCATCAGCCGTGGTATTATCGGCTTCAATCTCGCCGCGAAGCCTAGCGTAAACCTGAGGGCTCCGGTAGACGGATCCCGGAGCAGGACGGCGGTGGATAATGGGAGAGGCATCAAACGACGCCGCGTGTAGGTGAAAAAGCATACAGGAGATGTAGATGATAGGAGCGAAAAGGAGAATTCCCTGACGCCGGAGAAGAACAGATAAAATGATCCATGAGAGACGGTGAGCGACGTTCCGACTTTGCTGTTGCCCGGAGACAGAGGAGGATTTCGACCGGCTCCGGCAGAGATGAGGAGATGTTGGCGGAGAAGGAGTAGTGTGATCGCTTCCCGGAAGCCGATTTTGAATCGACAGATCTCTCTCCACCTGGGAAATCATTGTTTCcctgctctctctctctcttctcaatGCGCTACGCCATTAACGATATAATGCATTGCTTGTAACAATGGCAGGTGGCAAACGCCGATTGAACGGATTTATCCCGGCGGCGAAACTGTGAGTGAAGtaagcaaaagagagagaaattttatttatgttatgtATGTATGCGCTCGTGCGGTGGAA
This sequence is a window from Arabidopsis thaliana chromosome 1 sequence. Protein-coding genes within it:
- a CDS encoding O-fucosyltransferase family protein — protein: MQLYSFKISTIWKRSYKGVEWKPCVNMSTGVLPVSNGFIFIEANGGLNQQRTSICNAVAVAGYLNATLVIPNFHYHSIWKDPSKFGDIYDEEYFIDTLANDVRVVDTVPEYLMERFDYNLTNVYNFRVKAWAPTSYYRDSVLPKLLEEKVIRISPFANRLSFDAPRAVQRFRCLANNVALRFSKPILTQGETLVNKMKGLSANNAGKYVSVHLRFEEDMVAFSCCVFDGGDQEKQDMIAARERGWKGKFTKPGRVIRPGANRLNGKCPLTPLEVGLMLRGMGFNKSTYIFLAAGPIYSANRTMAPLLEMFPNLQTKEMLASEEDLAPFKNFSSRMAAIDYTVCLHSEVFVTTQGGNFPHFLMGHRRYLFGGHSKTIQPDKRKLAVLFDNPKLGWKSFKRQMLSMRSHSDSKGFELKRSSDSIYIFPCPDCMCRKNKTTASAT
- a CDS encoding O-fucosyltransferase family protein (O-fucosyltransferase family protein; CONTAINS InterPro DOMAIN/s: GDP-fucose protein O-fucosyltransferase (InterPro:IPR019378); BEST Arabidopsis thaliana protein match is: O-fucosyltransferase family protein (TAIR:AT2G01480.1); Has 831 Blast hits to 817 proteins in 28 species: Archae - 0; Bacteria - 0; Metazoa - 0; Fungi - 0; Plants - 831; Viruses - 0; Other Eukaryotes - 0 (source: NCBI BLink).), which produces MISQVERDLSIQNRLPGSDHTTPSPPTSPHLCRSRSKSSSVSGQQQSRNVAHRLSWIILSVLLRRQGILLFAPIIYISCMLFHLHAASFDASPIIHRRPAPGSVYRSPQVYARLRGEIEADNTTADAISTIWKRSYKGVEWKPCVNMSTGVLPVSNGFIFIEANGGLNQQRTSICNAVAVAGYLNATLVIPNFHYHSIWKDPSKFGDIYDEEYFIDTLANDVRVVDTVPEYLMERFDYNLTNVYNFRVKAWAPTSYYRDSVLPKLLEEKVIRISPFANRLSFDAPRAVQRFRCLANNVALRFSKPILTQGETLVNKMKGLSANNAGKYVSVHLRFEEDMVAFSCCVFDGGDQEKQDMIAARERGWKGKFTKPGRVIRPGANRLNGKCPLTPLEVGLMLRGMGFNKSTYIFLAAGPIYSANRTMAPLLEMFPNLQTKEMLASEEDLAPFKNFSSRMAAIDYTVCLHSEVFVTTQGGNFPHFLMGHRRYLFGGHSKTIQPDKRKLAVLFDNPKLGWKSFKRQMLSMRSHSDSKGFELKRSSDSIYIFPCPDCMCRKNKTTASAT
- a CDS encoding O-fucosyltransferase family protein: MSTGVLPVSNGFIFIEANGGLNQQRTSICNAVAVAGYLNATLVIPNFHYHSIWKDPSKFGDIYDEEYFIDTLANDVRVVDTVPEYLMERFDYNLTNVYNFRVKAWAPTSYYRDSVLPKLLEEKVIRISPFANRLSFDAPRAVQRFRCLANNVALRFSKPILTQGETLVNKMKGLSANNAGKYVSVHLRFEEDMVAFSCCVFDGGDQEKQDMIAARERGWKGKFTKPGRVIRPGANRLNGKCPLTPLEVGLMLRGMGFNKSTYIFLAAGPIYSANRTMAPLLEMFPNLQTKEMLASEEDLAPFKNFSSRMAAIDYTVCLHSEVFVTTQGGNFPHFLMGHRRYLFGGHSKTIQPDKRKLAVLFDNPKLGWKSFKRQMLSMRSHSDSKGFELKRSSDSIYIFPCPDCMCRKNKTTASAT